A genomic stretch from Nitrospirota bacterium includes:
- a CDS encoding flavodoxin reductase has protein sequence NNTEADIILKDEFEIMLGNNFINILSHEKSEKYSKGFINEEFLKANVGNFNKMFYLCGPPLMMDAIEKQLANLHVDKNSIVKEGF, from the coding sequence CAAATAATACTGAAGCTGATATTATCCTTAAAGATGAATTTGAAATAATGTTAGGCAACAATTTTATAAATATTCTATCACACGAAAAATCAGAGAAATATTCTAAAGGATTTATCAATGAAGAATTTCTTAAAGCTAATGTTGGTAACTTTAATAAAATGTTTTATCTCTGCGGACCGCCGCTAATGATGGATGCAATAGAAAAACAGTTAGCAAATTTACACGTGGATAAAAACTCAATTGTCAAAGAAGGATTTTAG